From Aedes albopictus strain Foshan chromosome 1, AalbF5, whole genome shotgun sequence, one genomic window encodes:
- the LOC115257774 gene encoding uncharacterized protein LOC115257774, protein MSTQSKNKLLISSDPIREGGCVSCSRPDSYDDFVQCDQCDSWWHMRCAGVTKSISQRPWTCRTCLPLSVASSSSSARISLRLKQIEEERAIQQREWEAEKRALENERKAMQEKYKLLEDQLAERENATRRSQVSRPSSMRRVSAWVENLVESQEVEGAVGGVVIGVASEADQDVLREEAEEATPSTVGRTADVIQRSEKPVHPNQLNVPMQLVSSDSSPQDGNQQQNKGAIPKIVPNSCEPIRDGNVWTAKGNFTSSVPPVLHPGKPTIVPKPKDKISAQTSDDAYKDLLAKLGSIGVSPIVQSAPQVFATEPIIQGHVYPTVPLPLTMGENESCIAHRANTDPHVTNMQSIAPSPSIVPNVTEQAPSPSQLAARQVMPRDLPMFSGDPAEWPIFISAFENTTVACGYSKVENLARLQRCLKGAAYESVRSRLLLPESVPQVLSTLRLLYGRPELLINVLLNKLRSTPAPRSDKLETLIEFGLAVQSLCDHLVAAGQQPHLTNPYLLMELVDKLPAHVKMDWASYMQRYPEVNLKTFSNFMEGIMVAASKVTLYTSSCTEKTKPKPRTSINTHFNEQEWPKDDERICCICKNRGHRVRECDAFKALSINDRWKTVQFHELCRSCLCAHGKRSCRNAAQCGINGCTFRHHPLLHSNRSEPAPREVETQNVEAAGNHTHRLLNQSLLFRVIPVTLYGPRKAVTTFAFLDDGSQLTLIDEELTRELGVDGRSVPLCITWTGNVSRMEENSKQLRLDISGVDKGKRLNLDDVRTVKKLALPGQTLRLDDLRDRFPYLNGLPISGYENALPRLLIGVNNLHLTVPLKVKEGSFNEPVATKTRLGWCIYGGNGSSTSNSVNVHACECNCDRNLHDLIKDYFILEDAGATSTSEPVSAEDKRAQELLQQTTVRVGDRFETGLLWREEEIEFPESYGAAVRRLECLERRMKKNPSLKDNLERQINEYQQKGYAHRASEKELRSADLRRVWYLPLGAVVNPKKPEKVRLIWDAAATVNGVSLNSLLLKGPDQLTSLLAVLVRFRQYSVAVSADIKEMFHQVRIREADRQSQRFLWRNEPSSSPDIFIMDVATFGSTCSPASAQYVKNRNATEYAEEFPRAAEEIIHNHYVDDYLASFETEADAAETAEQVKFIHIQGGFELTNWNSNSTIVLHRVGAAEDNDRKHLFLDKGNQFERVLGMLWLVGEDQLSFCTQLKEDVQEIIAGNIVPTKRQVLRCLMSFFDPLGLLSFLFVHGKILLQDVWRAGIQWDQTISNEQWERWQKWIAVLRHVSTIQIPRCYFMNATAQYYKEVQLHVFVDASEGAYAAVAYFRIIDLNGTPRCALVAAKTKVAPLKPLSIPRLELQAAVLGTRLLHFVLEAHTITVKQRYLWSDSTTVLAWLRADPRKYKQYVACRIGEVVMETDASEWWWVPSKLNPADLATKWGSGPTLDADGIWFNGPPFLLKPIEEWPAQTTHQQTVEEELRACNMHLQATPIPSVIDYDRFSNWERLHRTTAYVHRYIANLKRTCYGKARLSGHLTQEELQQAEATLIRLAQWQYYPEEMSVLTQDRERPPSERKGLEINSSLYRSTPYIDEFGVLRVDGRIGAAKHAEVGMKFPSILPRSHRVTSLILHAFHRKFKHANFETVVNEIRQLYHVPRLRVTVKKISSECLICKLRKAVPQIPRMAPLPPARLATFARPFTYVGLDFFGPLVVKVGRGNAKRWIALFTCLTIRAVHCEVVCSLSTEACVKSIRRFVCRRGAPAEIYSDNGTNFHGAERILMKQIQQGVAATITSTTTKWFFIPPASPHMGGAWERMVRSVKQAMLGAYNSDRKLDDESLLTFVSEAESMVNSRPLTYLPLDAEETEALTPNHFLLGSSSGVRQPVVEPTDNSAALQNTWHLINHQLDGFWKRWIREMLPTLTKRTKWFGEVKMVSTGDLVMIIDDSKRNNWIRGRIVEVIKGCDGRVRQAVVRTAGGLLRRSVSKLAILDVLANGKIGTGGQCYGGEDVASGHTAPNQTNGVSSTLNDGLDRSKADEVDDEAKALKPACRED, encoded by the coding sequence ATGAGTACTCAATCGAAGAATAAGCTCCTGATATCGTCGGATCCAATACGAGAGGGAGGCTGCGTCAGCTGTTCGCGCCCCGATTCGTACGACGATTTCGTACAGTGTGACCAGTGTGACAGCTGGTGGCACATGCGCTGTGCGGGAGTCACAAAATCAATATCGCAGCGGCCGTGGACCTGCCGCACTTGCCTACCATTAAGCGTAGCATCCAGCAGCAGCTCAGCTCGTATTTCGCTCCGGCTGAAACAAATCGAGGAAGAGCGCGCTATACAGCAGCGCGAATGGGAGGCAGAAAAACGAGCGCTCGAGAACGAGAGAAAGGCCATGCAGGAGAAATATAAACTGCTGGAGGATCAGCTCGCTGAAAGAGAAAACGCCACCCGGCGTAGCCAAGTTAGCCGACCATCGAGCATGAGGCGTGTTAGTGCTTGGGTCGAAAATCTTGTCGAAAGCCAGGAAGTCGAGGGTGCAGTTGGTGGAGTGGTCATCGGCGTAGCGTCAGAAGCAGACCAAGATGTTCTACGTGAAGAAGCCGAAGAAGCAACGCCGTCAACCGTCGGCCGCACCGCTGACGTCATTCAACGATCGGAGAAGCCGGTGCACCCGAATCAACTGAACGTCCCCATGCAACTAGTCTCTTCTGACTCGTCGCCCCAGGATGGAAATCAGCAGCAAAACAAAGGCGCGATTCCAAAAATAGTTCCGAATAGTTGTGAACCGATCCGCGATGGTAATGTATGGACAGCTAAAGGTAATTTCACATCCTCTGTACCCCCCGTACTACATCCAGGTAAGCCAACCATTGTTCCAAAGCCAAAAGATAAAATTTCCGCTCAAACGAGCGACGATGCATATAAAGATTTGCTAGCAAAATTAGGGTCAATTGGTGTGTCTCCTATTGTCCAGAGCGCACCACAAGTTTTTGCAACAGAGCCCATAATACAAGGGCATGTTTACCCTACCGTTCCGCTTCCTTTAACCATGGGAGAGAACGAATCTTGCATTGCTCATAGAGCAAATACAGATCCACATGTTACTAACATGCAGTCAATCGCGCCTTCCCCGTCAATAGTACCCAACGTAACCGAGCAAGCCCCTTCCCCCTCGCAGTTAGCCGCGCGTCAGGTAATGCCTCGCGACTTACCGATGTTCTCCGGTGATCCCGCGGAGTGGCCTATCTTCATAAGTGCGTTCGAAAATACTACCGTCGCGTGTGGCTATTCTAAAGTGGAAAACCTTGCGAGACTTCAACGGTGCTTGAAAGGTGCAGCATACGAATCTGTTCGAAGCCGTCTCTTGTTACCAGAATCAGTGCCACAAGTGTTAAGTACTCTGCGTCTTTTGTACGGCCGACCGGAACTGCTTATTAATGTTCTTTTAAACAAACTGCGGTCAACCCCAGCGCCGAGATCTGACAAACTAGAGACGCTCATCGAGTTTGGTCTGGCTGTGCAGAGTTTGTGTGACCATCTTGTAGCAGCAGGACAGCAGCCTCATCTGACGAATCCCTACTTGTTGATGGAGTTGGTGGACAAGCTACCTGCGCACGTGAAAATGGATTGGGCGAGTTACATGCAGAGATATCCCGAGGTGAACCTGAAGACCTTCAGCAACTTCATGGAGGGCATCATGGTCGCGGCGAGCAAAGTTACGCTGTACACGAGTAGTTGCACCGAAAAAACAAAACCCAAACCCAGGACATCTATCAACACCCATTTCAACGAACAGGAATGGCCAAAGGACGATGAAAGGATTTGCTGCATCTGTAAAAATCGTGGACATCGCGTTCGGGAATGTGATGCTTTCAAAGCGCTATCCATCAATGATCGCTGGAAAACAGTGCAATTTCATGAACTATGTAGAAGTTGTCTTTGTGCCCACGGCAAAAGAAGTTGCCGAAATGCTGCTCAGTGCGGTATCAATGGGTGTACCTTTCGTCATCATCCCCTGCTCCATTCAAACCGAAGCGAGCCAGCTCCGCGTGAAGTAGAGACGCAGAACGTAGAAGCGGCGGGAAACCACACTCATCGCCTGCTGAATCAGTCACTACTGTTCCGAGTCATTCCAGTGACGCTTTATGGACCTCGAAAGGCAGTGACAACCTTTGCCTTCCTCGACGATGGATCACAGCTGACACTTATCGACGAAGAACTTACTCGAGAACTTGGCGTTGATGGTAGGAGTGTTCCGTTATGCATCACTTGGACCGGGAATGTGTCCAGGATGGAAGAAAATTCGAAGCAGCTGCGGCTAGATATATCTGGCGTGGATAAGGGAAAACGTCTGAATCTCGACGACGTGCGCACCGTGAAAAAACTGGCCCTGCCAGGTCAGACGCTTCGTCTAGACGACCTCAGAGACAGATTTCCATATCTCAATGGCTTACCAATTTCAGGCTATGAGAACGCTTTGCCACGTCTACTCATTGGAGTCAACAATCTGCACTTAACCGTCCCGCTGAAAGTTAAGGAAGGAAGTTTCAATGAGCCGGTAGCTACTAAGACGCGGCTCGGGTGGTGCATCTATGGAGGAAATGGCTCCTCCACGTCAAATTCAGTCAACGTCCATGCTTGTGAGTGCAACTGTGATCGCAATCTTCATGATCTGATAAAGGATTATTTTATCTTGGAGGATGCCGGTGCAACATCGACGAGTGAACCAGTTTCGGCCGAAGATAAAAGAGCACAGGAACTTCTGCAGCAAACCACGGTCCGAGTCGGCGATAGGTTCGAAACCGGGTTATTGTGGAGAGAAGAGGAAATCGAGTTTCCCGAAAGCTACGGAGCTGCGGTGCGAAGATTGGAGTGTTTGGAGAGACGCATGAAGAAGAATCCGTCTTTAAAAGATAACCTGGAACGTCAAATCAACGAATATCAACAGAAGGGTTATGCTCACCGTGCCAGCGAAAAGGAGTTACGATCGGCAGACTTAAGAAGGGTCTGGTATCTTCCTCTCGGAGCCGTAGTCAATCCAAAGAAGCCGGAAAAGGTGCGTCTCATTTGGGACGCGGCTGCTACGGTGAATGGGGTATCCCTCAATTCCCTTCTGCTTAAAGGTCCGGATCAGCTGACTTCGTTGTTAGCGGTTTTGGTACGTTTCCGGCAATATTCGGTAGCAGTCTCAGCGGATATTAAGGAGATGTTTCATCAGGTTAGAATCCGTGAAGCCGATCGTCAATCCCAGCGATTCTTGTGGCGAAACGAACCATCAAGCAGTCCAGATATTTTTATCATGGACGTTGCAACGTTTGGATCAACGTGCTCACCGGCCTCTGCACAATATGTGAAGAACAGGAATGCAACGGAATAcgcggaagaatttccaagagctGCAGAGGAAATCATTCACAACCATTACGTGGATGATTATTTGGCAAGCTTCGAGACGGAGGCGGATGCAGCAGAAACTGCGGAACAAGTAAAGTTTATTCACATCCAAGGTGGTTTCGAACTTACGAACTGGAACTCCAACAGTACTATAGTACTGCATCGAGTAGGAGCAGCAGAAGATAATGACCGGAAGCATCTGTTTCTGGACAAAGGCAATCAGTTTGAACGTGTTCTCGGAATGCTGTGGTTAGTTGGCGAGGATCAGCTTAGCTTCTGTACACAACTTAAAGAAGACGTACAGGAAATCATTGCGGGAAATATCGTACCCACGAAACGGCAGGTTCTACGTTGCCTAATGAGCTTCTTCGATCCTTTGGGCCTGTTGAGTTTCCTATTCGTCCACGGCAAAATCTTGCTGCAGGATGTATGGCGTGCCGGAATACAATGGGATCAAACAATCAGCAATGAACAGTGGGAGCGTTGGCAGAAATGGATCGCGGTTCTTCGACATGTATCTACCATACAGATTCCCCGATGTTATTTCATGAACGCCACGGCACAATACTACAAGGAAGTACAGCTACACGTTTTTGTAGATGCGAGTGAAGGAGCATATGCTGCTGTCGCCTACTTCCGGATTATCGACCTGAATGGGACACCAAGATGCGCATTAGTGGCGGCCAAAACCAAGGTGGCACCGCTTAAGCCGTTATCGATACCCCGTCTCGAGCTACAAGCGGCTGTTCTCGGGACCCGCTTATTACACTTCGTTCTGGAAGCCCATACCATAACTGTAAAACAGCGATACTTATGGTCAGACTCCACAACAGTTCTGGCGTGGCTGAGAGCAGATCCTCGAAAGTATAAGCAGTACGTAGCATGCAGGATCGGTGAAGTTGTAATGGAGACAGATGCCAGCGAGTGGTGGTGGGTACCATCAAAGTTGAATCCGGCGGATTTGGCAACAAAATGGGGAAGCGGCCCCACCCTGGACGCTGATGGGATATGGTTTAACGGACCTCCTTTTCTGTTGAAACCCATCGAAGAGTGGCCAGCGCAGACTACACATCAGCAAACAGTAGAAGAAGAACTACGTGCATGTAATATGCATTTGCAAGCCACACCAATACCTTCAGTAATTGATTACGATCGATTTTCAAATTGGGAAAGACTCCATAGAACTACAGCCTACGTACATAGATACATTGCCAACTTGAAACGAACGTGTTACGGCAAGGCGAGGTTAAGCGGGCACTTGACTCAAGAGGAGCTACAGCAGGCTGAAGCAACGCTGATACGATTGGCACAGTGGCAATACTATCCCGAAGAAATGTCGGTCCTTACACAGGATCGTGAGCGTCCACCATCCGAGCGAAAAGGTTTAGAGATCAACAGTTCACTGTATCGTTCTACGCCGTACATTGACGAGTTTGGCGTTTTGCGGGTTGACGGAAGAATAGGAGCGGCTAAGCATGCGGAGGTGGGAATGAAGTTCCCATCCATTCTACCAAGAAGTCATCGCGTCACGAGTCTCATACTTCATGCATTCCATCGAAAGTTCAAGCATGCCAACTTCGAGACGGTTGTGAACGAAATTCGGCAGCTGTATCATGTACCTCGACTCAGAGTGACTGTCAAGAAGATCAGCAGTGAATGTTTGATTTGCAAGTTGCGCAAAGCGGTTCCTCAGATCCCACGGATGGCCCCTCTTCCACCGGCTCGTCTAGCAACGTTTGCTAGGCCGTTCACCTACGTAGGATTGGATTTCTTCGGACCACTGGTGGTAAAAGTCGGGCGAGGTAATGCAAAACGATGGATTGCTCTCTTCACTTGTTTGACCATTCGAGCTGTACATTGTGAAGTAGTTTGTAGTCTATCGACGGAAGCTTGCGTAAAGTCTATTCGCCGTTTCGTGTGTCGCCGAGGTGCACCGgcagaaatttactcagacaACGGCACCAACTTCCACGGTGCCGAACGTATATTGATGAAGCAAATTCAGCAGGGAGTTGCTGCAACCATAACAAGCACGACCACCAAATGGTTCTTCATCCCACCAGCGTCACCCCACATGGGTGGGGCGTGGGAACGTATGGTGCGTTCAGTTAAGCAGGCAATGCTGGGCGCCTACAATTCCGACAGGAAACTGGATGATGAATCTCTTTTGACGTTTGTTTCTGAAGCGGAAAGCATGGTCAACAGCCGACCACTCACTTATCTCCCTCTGGACGCAGAGGAAACCGAAGCATTGACTCCGAATCATTTTTTGTTAGGAAGCTCAAGTGGTGTACGACAGCCGGTTGTTGAACCAACTGACAACTCAGCCGCCCTCCAAAATACTTGGCATTTGATCAACCATCAACTAGACGGCTTCTGGAAACGATGGATCCGCGAAATGTTACCGACCCTAACAAAAAGGACCAAGTGGTTTGGTGAAGTGAAGATGGTTAGCACTGGAGATTTGGTGATGATCATAGACGACAGTAAAAGGAACAACTGGATCAGGGGACGCATAGTGGAGGTAATCAAAGGATGTGACGGACGAGTCCGTCAGGCGGTAGTAAGAACTGCAGGGGGCTTGCTGCGCAGATCTGTCTCTAAGCTAGCTATCTTGGACGTCCTGGCTAATGGTAAAATTGGAACCGGTGGCCAATGTTACGGGGGGGAGGATGTTGCCTCTGGGCACACTGCTCCGAATCAAACGAACGGAGTGTCGTCGACGCTTAACGATGGCCTTGACAGGTCAAAAGCAGATGAGGTCGATGACGAGGCAAAAGCATTGAAACCAGCATGCAGAGAAGACTAG